A part of Salmo trutta chromosome 15, fSalTru1.1, whole genome shotgun sequence genomic DNA contains:
- the LOC115148311 gene encoding gap junction delta-2 protein-like, translating into MGDWSILGRFLTEVQNHSTVIGKIWLTMLLIFRILLVTLVGDAVYSDEQSKFTCNTLQPGCNNVCYDTFAPVSHLRFWVFQIVLVSTPSIFYIVYVLHKIAKDEKLEIEKIQVVAKHPPARERLKHVGVEGGEAVGASSPSFNPRYEEEWGAREGECVEQSLLEEDLREVGKDPTELSSQILLTYIIHVVLRSIMEIAFLVGQYYLFGFEVPHLFRCETYPCPNRTDCFVSRATEKTIFLNFMFSISLGCFILNIVELHYLGWVYIFHVLCSACSTCCEPERDPVERVDLYHNHNPLLLQLKHSLRGRVVLQTPPPMSQEKSSGILSTHTPAISFETDSTVECTSKRSPDEKERTKAKLANMSKIGRGKKSWL; encoded by the coding sequence ATGGGAGACTGGTCCATTCTTGGCCGCTTCCTAACGGAGGTGCAGAACCACTCAACGGTGATCGGCAAGATCTGGCTGACCATGCTGCTTATATTCCGCATCCTGCTGGTGACCCTGGTAGGGGATGCGGTGTACAGCGATGAGCAGTCCAAGTTCACCTGCAACACCCTGCAGCCTGGATGCAACAACGTCTGCTATGACACCTTCGCCCCTGTCTCACACCTGCGCTTCTGGGTCTTCCAGATCGTGCTCGTCTCCACACCGTCCATCTTCTACATTGTCTACGTGTTGCACAAGATCGCCAAGGATGAGAAGTTAGAGATTGAGAAGATCCAGGTGGTCGCCAAGCACCCTCCTGCACGTGAAAGGCTCAAACATGTAGGGGTGGAGGGTGGGGAAGCCGTGGGGGCCAGCAGCCCCTCCTTCAACCCCCGCTATGAGGAAGAGTGGGGCGCCCGGGAAGGGGAGTGTGTGGAGCAAAGCCTGCTGGAGGAGGACTTGAGGGAGGTGGGGAAGGACCCCACCGAGCTGTCCAGCCAGATACTACTGACCTACATCATCCACGTGGTGCTGCGCTCCATCATGGAGATAGCCTTCCTAGTGGGCCAGTACTACTTGTTTGGCTTTGAAGTGCCTCACCTATTCCGCTGTGAGACCTACCCCTGTCCCAACCGGACTGACTGCTTCGTGTCTCGTGCCACGGAGAAGACCATCTTCCTCAACTTCATGTTCAGCATCAGCCTAGGCTGCTTCATCTTGAATATTGTGGAACTGCACTACTTGGGCTGGGTCTATATTTTCCATGTGCTGTGCTCGGCCTGCTCCACATGTTGCGAGCCAGAGCGGGACCCTGTGGAACGCGTGGACTTGTATCACAACCACAACCCTCTGCTGCTGCAGCTCAAACACTCCCTACGAGGCAGGGTGGTCCTGCAGACCCCCCCTCCCATGTCCCAGGAGAAGAGCAGTGGCATCTTGTCAACCCACACCCCTGCCATCTCCTTTGAGACTGACTCCACAGTAGAGTGCACCTCCAAGAGGAGCCCAGATGAGAAAGAACGCACTAAGGCCAAACTGGCCAACATGTCCAAAATAGGCAGAGGCAAGAAGTCCTGGCTGTGA